Below is a genomic region from Citrobacter europaeus.
CTTACAAAGCAAGCTTGACCGTATTATCAGTTGGGGTCAGCAGTCTATTGATTTGTGGATCGGCTACGATCGTCACGTGCATAAGTTTATCCGTACCGCGATCGATATGGATAAAAACCGTGTCTTTGCCCAGCGTCTGCGTCAGTCCGTGCAGACCTATTTTGACGAACCGTGGGCGCTGACCTATGCCAACGCCGATCGTCTGCTGGATATGCGTGACGAGGAGATGGTGCTGCGTGACGAAGAGGTCACCGGTGAGCTTCCGGCAGATCTGGAATATGAAGAATTTAACGAGATCCGTGAACAACTGGCGGCGATCATCGAAGAACAGTTGGCTATCTACAAATCCAGACAAACACCACTGGATCTCGGTTTAGTAGTGCGCGAGTATCTGGCGCAATACCCACGTGCGCGTCATTTCGACGTCGCGCGTATTGTTATCGATCAGGCGGTACGCCTTGGCGTAGCGCAAGCAGATTTCACCGGACTGCCAGCCAAATGGCAGCCGATTAATGATTACGGAGCCAAGGTACAGGCGCATGTCATTGACAAATATTGAACAAGTGATGCCGGTAAAGCTGGCGCAGGCGCTGGCGAATCCGTTATTTCCGGCGCTGGATAGCGCCTTACGTTCGGGCCGTCATATCGGTCTGGATGAACTGGATAATCATGCCTTCCTGATGGATTTTCAGGAATATTTTGAAGAGTTTTACAGCCGCTATAACGTGGAATTGATCCGTGCGCCGGAAGGGTTCTTCTACCTTCGCCCGCGTTCAACGACGCTCATTCCCCGTTCGGTCCTGTCTGAACTGGACATGATGGTCGGTAAAATTCTTTGCTATCTCTATCTCAGCCCGGAACGTCTGGCGAACGAAGGGATTTTTACTCAGCAAGAGCTGTATGACGAACTGCTAACGCTGGCTGATGAAGCGAAGCTGCTGAAGCTGGTGAACAACCGTTCAACCGGTTCAGACGTTGACCGTCAGAAGCTCCAGGAAAAGGTTCGTTCTTCGTTAAACCGCCTGCGCCGTTTAGGCATGGTGTGGTTTATGGGCCACGACAGCAGCAAATTCCGGATTACGGAATCCGTCTTCCGCTTTGGCGCGGACGTGCGCAGCGGTGACGATCCGCGCGAAGCGCAGCGTCGCTTAATTCGTGATGGCGAAGCGATGCCGGTCGAGAACCGCCTGCAGCTCAACGATGAGCCTGAAGAGAATCAGCCGGACAGTGGAGAAGAAGAATAATGATTGAACGCGGTAAATTTCGCTCACTTACGCTGATTAACTGGAATGGTTTTTTTGCCCGTACGTTCGACCTTGACGAACTGGTTACCACGCTGTCCGGTGGTAACGGTGCGGGTAAATCCACCACCATGGCGGCATTTGTTACGGCACTCATCCCGGACTTAACGCTGCTGCATTTCCGTAACACCACCGAAGCCGGGGCAACCAGCGGTTCACGTGATAAGGGCCTGCACGGTAAGCTGAAGGCGGGTGTCTGTTACTCAATGCTCGATGTCCTCAACTCGCGCCATCAGCGCGTGGTCGTGGGTGTGCGTCTGCAACAGGTTGCCGGTCGCGATCGCAAAGTGGATATCAAACCGTTTGCCATTCAGGGACTGCCGATGTCGGTGCAGCCAACCCAATTGGTGACAGAAACGCTGAATGAACGCCAGGCGCGCGTGCTGTCCCTCTCTGAGCTGAAAGAGAAGCTTGATGAGATGGAAGGCGTGCAGTTTAAGCAGTTCAACTCAATAACTGATTATCACTCGCTGATGTTCGATCTGGGCATCATTGCCCGCCGCCTGCGCTCCGCGTCTGACCGTAGTAAATTCTATCGTCTGATTGAAGCCTCGCTGTACGGCGGGATCTCCAGCGCCATTACCCGTTCACTGCGTGACTACCTGCTACCAGAAAATAGCGGCGTACGTAAAGCGTTCCAGGATATGGAAGCCGCGCTGCGTGAAAACCGTATGACGCTGGAAGCGATTCGTGTAACCCAGTCTGACCGCGACCTGTTTAAGCATTTGATCAGCGAAGCGACCAACTATGTGGCCGCGGATTATATGCGCCACGCCAACGAACGTCGTATTCATCTCGATAAAGCGCTGGAATACCGTCGTGAGCTGCATACTTCACGCAAACAGCTGGCGGCAGAGCAGTATAAGCACGTGGATATGGCGCGCGAGCTGGGTGAGCACAACGGGGCGGAAGGCGATCTGGAAGCGGATTACCAGGCCGCGAGCGATCACCTTAATCTGGTGCAAACCGCGCTGCGTCAGCAGGAAAAAATTGAACGCTATGAAGCGGATCTTGAAGAACTGCAGATCCGGCTTGAAGAACAAAATGAGGTGGTTGCGGAAGCCGTTGACCGCCAGGATGAAAACGAAGCCCGCGCAGAAGCCGCTGAACTGGAAGTGGATGAGCTGAAAAGCCAGCTTGCTGATTACCAGCAGGCGCTGGACGTCCAGCAAACGCGAGCCATCCAGTATACTCAGGCGATCCAGGCGCTGAACCGGGCGAAAGAGCTTTGCCACTTACCGGATCTGACCGCCGACAGCGCTGCCGAATGGCTGGAAACTTTCCAGGCCAAAGAGCAGGAAGCTACTGAAAAACTGCTGACGCTGGAACAAAAAATGAGCGTGGCGCAAACCGCGCACAGTCAGTTCGAACAGGCTTATCAGCTGGTGGCGGCTATCAATGGCCCACTGGCGCGTGGTGAGGCCTGGAGTGTGGCGCGTGAACTGCTACGGGAAGGTGTTGAACAGCGCCATCTGGCGGAACAGGTTCAGCCGTTGCGTATGCGACTCAGCGAGCTGGAGCAGCGTCTGCGCGAACAACAAGACGCCGAGCGTCTACTGGCTGAATTCTGCAAACGTCAGGGTAAACAGTTCGATATCGATGAGCTGGAAGCCCTGCATCAGGAGCTGGAAGCGCGTATCGCCGCCTTGTCGGACAGCGTTTCTTCTGCCAGCGAACAGCGTATGACGTTGCGCCAGGAGCAGGAGCAACTTCAGTCTCGTATCCAGCATCTGATGAAACGCGCGCCTGTCTGGCTGGCCGCGCAAAATAGCCTGAACCAGCTTAGCGAGCAGTGCGGCGAAGAGTTTACCTCAAGCCAGGACGTAACCGAGTATCTGCAACAACTGCTGGAGCGCGAGCGTGAAGCCATTGTTGAGCGTGATGAAGTCGGCGCGCGCAAAACTGCGGTTGATGAAGAGATTGAACGTTTAAGTCAGCCCGGTGGGGCGGAAGATCAGCGCCTGAACGCGCTCGCGGAACGCTTCGGCGGCGTGCTGCTGTCAGAAATCTATGACGACGTTAGCCTTGAAGATGCGCCGTACTTCTCAGCGCTGTATGGACCTTCGCGTCATGCTATCGTGGTGCCGGATCTGTCTCTGATTACCGAACAGCTTGAAGGGCTGACGGATTGCCCGGAAGATCTCTATTTCATTGAAGGGGATCCGCAGTCGTTTGATGACAGCGTGTTCAGCGTCGATGAGCTGGAAAAAGCGGTAGTGGTGAAAACCGCCGAGCGTCAGTGGCGTTATTCCCGCTTCCCGACGGTGCCGATTTTTGGTCGTGCAGCGCGCGAAAGCCGTATCGAAACCCTGCATGCCGAGCGTGAAGGGCTGTCTGAACGTTTCGCCACGCTCTCCTTTGACGTCCAGAAAACCCAGCGTCTGCATCAGGCGTTTAGTCGCTTTATTGGCAGCCATCTGTCGGTGGCGTTTGAAGACGATCCTGAAGCGGAAATTCGCCAACTGAATGGCCGTCGCGTTGAACTGGAACGTGCGCTAACCAATCATGAAAATGATAACCAGCAAAGCCGTATGCAGTTTGAACAGGCGAAAGAGGGAGTATCAGCGCTTAACCGCCTGCTGCCGCGTTTGAATCTGCTGGCGGATGACACGCTGGCCGATCGCGTGGACGAAATTCGCGAGCGTCTGGATGAAGCCCAGGAAGCGGCGCGTTTTGTGCAGCAGCACGGCAATCAGTTAGCCAAACTGGAACCTATCGTTTCTGTTCTGCAAAATGACCCTGAGCAGTTTGAACAGCTGAAGGAAGACTACGCGTATTCCCAGCAAATGCAGCGCGATGCGCGTCAGCAGGCTTTTGCCCTGACCGAAGTGGTGCAGCGTCGGGCGCATTTCAGCTA
It encodes:
- the mukE gene encoding chromosome partition protein MukE, encoding MSLTNIEQVMPVKLAQALANPLFPALDSALRSGRHIGLDELDNHAFLMDFQEYFEEFYSRYNVELIRAPEGFFYLRPRSTTLIPRSVLSELDMMVGKILCYLYLSPERLANEGIFTQQELYDELLTLADEAKLLKLVNNRSTGSDVDRQKLQEKVRSSLNRLRRLGMVWFMGHDSSKFRITESVFRFGADVRSGDDPREAQRRLIRDGEAMPVENRLQLNDEPEENQPDSGEEE
- the mukB gene encoding chromosome partition protein MukB; translation: MIERGKFRSLTLINWNGFFARTFDLDELVTTLSGGNGAGKSTTMAAFVTALIPDLTLLHFRNTTEAGATSGSRDKGLHGKLKAGVCYSMLDVLNSRHQRVVVGVRLQQVAGRDRKVDIKPFAIQGLPMSVQPTQLVTETLNERQARVLSLSELKEKLDEMEGVQFKQFNSITDYHSLMFDLGIIARRLRSASDRSKFYRLIEASLYGGISSAITRSLRDYLLPENSGVRKAFQDMEAALRENRMTLEAIRVTQSDRDLFKHLISEATNYVAADYMRHANERRIHLDKALEYRRELHTSRKQLAAEQYKHVDMARELGEHNGAEGDLEADYQAASDHLNLVQTALRQQEKIERYEADLEELQIRLEEQNEVVAEAVDRQDENEARAEAAELEVDELKSQLADYQQALDVQQTRAIQYTQAIQALNRAKELCHLPDLTADSAAEWLETFQAKEQEATEKLLTLEQKMSVAQTAHSQFEQAYQLVAAINGPLARGEAWSVARELLREGVEQRHLAEQVQPLRMRLSELEQRLREQQDAERLLAEFCKRQGKQFDIDELEALHQELEARIAALSDSVSSASEQRMTLRQEQEQLQSRIQHLMKRAPVWLAAQNSLNQLSEQCGEEFTSSQDVTEYLQQLLEREREAIVERDEVGARKTAVDEEIERLSQPGGAEDQRLNALAERFGGVLLSEIYDDVSLEDAPYFSALYGPSRHAIVVPDLSLITEQLEGLTDCPEDLYFIEGDPQSFDDSVFSVDELEKAVVVKTAERQWRYSRFPTVPIFGRAARESRIETLHAEREGLSERFATLSFDVQKTQRLHQAFSRFIGSHLSVAFEDDPEAEIRQLNGRRVELERALTNHENDNQQSRMQFEQAKEGVSALNRLLPRLNLLADDTLADRVDEIRERLDEAQEAARFVQQHGNQLAKLEPIVSVLQNDPEQFEQLKEDYAYSQQMQRDARQQAFALTEVVQRRAHFSYSDSAEMLSGNSDLNEKLRERLEQAEAERTRAREALRSHAAQLSQYNQVMASLKSSYDTKKELLNDLQRELQDIGVRADSGAEERARIRRDELHAQLSNNRARRNQLEKALTFCEAEMDNLTRRLRKLERDYFEMREQVVTAKAGWCAVMRMVKDNGVERRLHRRELAYLSGDELRSMSDKALGALRLAVADNEHLRDVLRMSEDPKRPERKIQFFVAVYQHLRERIRQDIIRTDDPVEAIEQMEIELSRLTEELTSREQKLAISSRSVANIIRKTIQREQNRIRMLNQGLQSVSFGQVNSVRLNVNVRETHATLLDVLSEQHEQHQDLFNSNRLTFSEALAKLYQRLNPQIDMGQRTPQTIGEELLDYRNYLEMEVEVNRGSDGWLRAESGALSTGEAIGTGMSILVMVVQSWEDEGRRLRGKDISPCRLLFLDEAARLDARSIATLFELCERLQMQLIIAAPENISPEKGTTYKLVRKVFQNTEHVHVVGLRGFAPQLPEPLPGTEDASSQAS